A single region of the Kryptolebias marmoratus isolate JLee-2015 linkage group LG10, ASM164957v2, whole genome shotgun sequence genome encodes:
- the ppp2r3a gene encoding serine/threonine-protein phosphatase 2A regulatory subunit B'' subunit alpha isoform X2, whose amino-acid sequence MMIKETSLRRDPDLRGELAFLARGCDFVLPSRFKKRLKSFQQQQVQSKPEKKPGTPPPLPATATPVPTQRSPSPPPAPVIVTPPPPAINIPRFYYPHGLPALGPAANHDIVITAIETAFTEFEEEKADIYEMGKIAKVCGCPLYWKAPMFYATGGERTGFVSVHSFVATWRKLLHSCHDDASRFIYMLSKPGSNYLEQEDFIPLLQDIVDTHPGLTFLKDAPEFHSRYITTVIQRIFYVVNRSWTGRINMTELRRSNFLQTLALLEEEEDINQITDYFSYEHFYVIYCKFWELDTDHDLYIDFKDLARYNDHASSNRIIERLFSGAVTRGNAVQREGRMSYAEFVWFLISEEDKKNPTSIEYWFRCMDADGDGILSMYELEYFYEEQCERMERMGIEPLPFQDLLCQMLDLVKPESTGKITLSDLKRCRMAHIFFDTFFNLEKYLDHEQRDPFAVQKDIDNEGPEPSDWDKYASEEYEILVAEETANEQLHEGAFDDDYEAEELQVPGEIGNKIEKLVISDLTA is encoded by the exons ATGATGATCAAAGAGACATCGTTACGGCGGGACCCTGACCTGAGGGGTGAGCTGGCATTCCTGGCCAGAGGGTGTGACTTTGTCCTCCCCTCACGCTTCAAGAAGAGACTCAAATCTTTCCAGCAGCAACAG GTCCAGTCCAAACCAGAAAAGAAACCAGGGACACCCCCACCATTGCCAGCCACAGCTACTCCAGTCCCCACACAGCGCTCACCAAGCCCTCCTCCAGCTCCGGTGATAgtaaccccccctcctcctgccATTAACATTCCCAGGTTCTACTACCCCCATGGGCTCCCTGCCCTGGGCCCGGCTGCCAACCACGACATAGTCATCACTGCCATCGAGACAGCATTCACTGAATTTGAGGAGGAGAAGGCAGACATTTATGAAATGGGCAAAATTGCCAAG GTTTGTGGGTGTCCACTTTACTGGAAGGCCCCCATGTTTTATGCAACAGGTGGTGAGAGGACAGGTTTTGTGTCAGTTCACTCATTTGTTGCAACATGGAGGAA GTTGCTGCACAGCTGCCATGACGATGCTTcaagatttatttacatgttatcTAAACCTGGCTCTAACTATTTGGAACAGGAAGACTTTATTCCTTTACTGCAG GACATAGTAGACACTCATCCTGGACTCACATTTTTGAAAGATGCACCTGAATTCCACTCCCGCTACATAACAACG GTGATTCAGAGGATATTCTATGTGGTGAACCGTTCATGGACAGGCCGCATCAACATGACAGAGTTGCGCAGGAGCAACTTCCTGCAGACTCTGGCCCtgctggaggaagaggaagacatCAACCAGATCACTGACTACTTCTCCTATGaacatttttatgtcatttacTGCAAGTTCTGGGAGCTAGACACAGATCATGACCTGTACATTGACTTTAAGGACCTGGCAAGATACAACGACCATG CGTCTTCAAACAGAATCATCGAGAGGTTGTTTTCCGGGGCTGTTACTCG GGGCAACGCTGTGCAGAGAGAAGGCAGGATGAGCTACGCTGAGTTTGTTTGGTTCCTCATATCTGAGGAAGACAAGAAAAACCCCACCAG TATAGAGTACTGGTTCCGCTGCATGGATGCAGATGGTGACGGCATCCTGTCCATGTATGAGTTAGAATATTTCTATGAAGAGCAATGTGAGAGGATGGAAAGGATGGGTATTGAACCTCTGCCCTTCCAGGATTTGCTCTGCCAGATGCTCGACCTGGTCAAACCAGAGAGTACAG GTAAAATAACCCTGAGTGATCTGAAGCGCTGCCGGATGGCTCACATATTCTTTGACACCTTCTTTAATCTGGAGAAATACCTGGACCATGAACAAAGAGATCCATTTGCTGTGCAAAAG GATATTGATAATGAAGGTCCTGAGCCATCTGACTGGGATAAATACGCCTCAGAGGAGTATGAGATACTGGTAGCAGAGGAGACGGCTAACGAGCAGCTACATGAGGG GGCATTTGATGATGACTATGAAGCCGAGGAGCTTCAAGTTCCTGGAGAGATTGggaataaaatagaaaaactggTCATATCAGACCTGACAGCATAA